In Campylobacter vicugnae, a genomic segment contains:
- a CDS encoding FtsX-like permease family protein codes for MRSFKSHISVIFPLLILLFAIEFSLMLGKFVKDYELKMANDYNIIIVSEVELNDNALIPIVPAFASLSTLDANLVLNRLKNDISAKNISVLSSILPKFYSLKLTKFPSKDTMISIKSNLSKMQGIKRVETFSKTHDQIYNMLILSKNVAECFVILVGLLGLVLVFKQMQIWLYEHRRRVEIMTLFGAPYWLKSAMLYKLAIIDSVIATTLVVIFYAIFPALPSFKSAIFAVGFDQPNLNLLNDAGILFSASIGISIIAVSLVMLLSRRR; via the coding sequence ATGAGATCATTTAAGAGCCATATTAGTGTTATTTTTCCACTTTTGATATTGCTTTTTGCTATTGAGTTTAGTTTGATGCTTGGCAAATTTGTAAAAGATTATGAGTTAAAAATGGCAAATGATTATAATATCATAATTGTATCAGAAGTAGAGTTAAATGATAATGCGTTAATTCCGATTGTACCGGCATTTGCCTCTTTAAGCACACTAGATGCAAATTTAGTTTTAAATCGTTTAAAAAATGATATATCTGCTAAAAATATATCTGTATTAAGCAGCATATTGCCAAAGTTTTACTCGCTTAAATTAACTAAATTCCCATCTAAGGATACAATGATTAGCATTAAATCAAATTTGAGCAAAATGCAAGGCATAAAGCGTGTTGAGACCTTTTCTAAAACACATGACCAAATTTATAATATGCTAATTTTGTCTAAAAATGTAGCTGAGTGTTTTGTAATTTTAGTAGGACTTTTAGGGCTTGTGTTAGTGTTTAAGCAGATGCAAATTTGGCTTTATGAACATCGTAGAAGAGTTGAGATTATGACACTTTTTGGTGCACCATATTGGTTAAAATCGGCTATGCTTTATAAGTTAGCAATTATAGATAGTGTTATAGCTACTACATTAGTTGTGATATTTTATGCGATTTTTCCTGCTCTTCCAAGCTTTAAAAGTGCAATTTTTGCTGTAGGGTTTGATCAACCAAATTTAAATTTATTAAATGATGCAGGTATATTATTTAGTGCATCAATTGGAATTTCTATCATTGCAGTTAGCCTTGTTATGCTGCTTTCAAGGCGTAGATGA
- a CDS encoding cell division ATP-binding protein FtsE, whose protein sequence is MRHIVEARDLVLEYDKSFKVINGASFNINVNDFVFITGKSGSGKSTLIRSMYGDMDISSGSLNVCLSELKGINRSSLALLRQRVGIIFQDFRLINEWNVEKNVMLPLIIKGYNQSVCKKQAAKLLNHVNLLHKADKFPLELSGGEQQRVAMARALAHNPQLLLCDEPTGSLDDYSSDVIWSLLRSAKEGLGTCVVVVTHKIPSGLRMHYRHFELSNGEINEII, encoded by the coding sequence ATGCGTCACATTGTAGAAGCTAGAGATTTAGTTTTAGAGTATGATAAGAGTTTTAAGGTTATAAATGGTGCTAGTTTTAATATAAATGTGAATGATTTTGTATTTATAACTGGAAAAAGTGGTAGTGGAAAATCTACTTTAATTCGCTCGATGTATGGAGATATGGATATTAGTAGTGGTAGTTTAAATGTATGCTTGAGTGAATTAAAGGGTATTAATAGATCAAGTTTAGCACTTCTTCGTCAAAGGGTTGGAATAATATTTCAAGATTTTCGCTTAATTAATGAGTGGAATGTAGAAAAAAATGTAATGTTACCGCTAATAATCAAGGGCTACAATCAAAGTGTATGCAAAAAACAGGCTGCAAAATTGCTAAATCATGTAAATTTGCTTCATAAAGCTGATAAATTTCCTTTAGAATTAAGTGGTGGAGAACAGCAAAGAGTTGCGATGGCAAGGGCATTAGCACATAATCCACAGCTTCTTTTATGCGATGAGCCAACTGGTAGTTTAGATGATTATTCTAGTGATGTTATTTGGTCTCTTCTTAGGTCTGCAAAAGAGGGATTGGGAACTTGTGTTGTAGTTGTAACACATAAAATTCCTTCAGGATTAAGAATGCATTATCGTCACTTTGAGCTATCCAATGGAGAGATAAATGAGATCATTTAA
- the trmB gene encoding tRNA (guanosine(46)-N7)-methyltransferase TrmB produces MPNFVAKNLKNIELPASFDGVEFIWEALNGDEKLVYTKALGCEFCLVVKGRANNYVIKCDKLSRPAKLEAVQRALEAYKQLFACEVISQATAIKKSKNSNQSDYIISSDELVNRLENCEYKKIFVEIGFGSGRHLLYQAKENPDTLIIGIEVYKPACLQVENLAGINKLKNIILLNLDARLVMSLLRSNSIDRLFLHFPVPWGKSKMRRVVSPQFAIEAKRVIKDSGTFELRSDDREYSDYTIGCFMDLNDANIQIYKNRFLEVSSKYEDRWIRQNKNIYDVICSFYGSSDELDLDFKFEFNGLDLEYIKLNFANKTIKYSDHFIHLERIYILCDGSALLRVAFGSFYRPEHRYILITKECALYLFKKPLLTPENIKAHKNLEDMLRCVTL; encoded by the coding sequence ATGCCAAATTTTGTAGCTAAGAATTTAAAAAATATAGAGCTTCCAGCTTCATTTGATGGAGTAGAGTTTATCTGGGAAGCTCTAAATGGTGATGAGAAGCTAGTTTATACTAAGGCTTTAGGATGTGAGTTTTGTCTAGTTGTAAAAGGACGCGCTAATAATTATGTAATTAAATGCGATAAATTATCTAGACCAGCCAAACTCGAAGCTGTACAAAGAGCACTAGAGGCTTATAAACAGCTTTTTGCTTGTGAAGTTATAAGTCAAGCAACAGCTATTAAAAAGTCTAAAAATAGTAATCAAAGTGATTATATAATTAGCAGTGATGAGCTTGTAAATAGGCTTGAAAATTGTGAATATAAAAAGATTTTTGTAGAGATTGGATTTGGTAGTGGTAGGCATCTACTTTATCAAGCCAAAGAGAATCCTGATACGTTAATTATCGGTATTGAGGTTTATAAACCAGCTTGTTTGCAAGTAGAAAATTTAGCTGGAATTAATAAGCTTAAAAATATTATACTTTTAAATTTAGATGCTAGACTTGTAATGAGTTTATTGCGATCAAATAGTATAGATAGGTTGTTTTTGCACTTTCCAGTTCCATGGGGCAAAAGCAAAATGAGACGCGTAGTAAGTCCTCAGTTTGCCATAGAAGCTAAAAGAGTTATAAAAGATAGTGGAACATTTGAGTTAAGAAGCGATGATAGGGAGTATAGCGATTATACTATTGGCTGTTTTATGGATCTAAATGATGCAAATATACAGATATATAAAAATAGATTTTTAGAAGTTTCAAGTAAATATGAAGATAGATGGATAAGACAAAATAAAAATATTTATGATGTGATTTGCTCATTTTATGGTAGTAGCGATGAGTTGGATTTAGATTTTAAATTTGAGTTTAATGGGTTGGATTTAGAGTATATTAAATTAAATTTTGCCAACAAAACTATAAAATATAGCGATCACTTTATCCATTTAGAAAGAATATATATACTTTGTGATGGTTCAGCTTTATTAAGAGTAGCATTTGGATCATTTTATAGGCCTGAGCATAGATATATATTAATCACAAAAGAGTGCGCATTATATCTATTTAAAAAGCCGCTTTTAACACCAGAAAATATTAAAGCTCACAAGAATTTAGAGGATATGCTAAGATGCGTCACATTGTAG